Proteins co-encoded in one Lacerta agilis isolate rLacAgi1 chromosome 6, rLacAgi1.pri, whole genome shotgun sequence genomic window:
- the TSPO2 gene encoding translocator protein 2, with protein sequence MWVHALGFTALPHLGGFLGWFFTRKEVPTWFEDLKKPSWRPPNKMFPVAWTTLYTGMGYASYLVWKDLDGFNSRAVVPLGLYGAQLALNWAWTPIFFGAHKLKLALIDIVCLYGLVLGTMYSWYPINKTATLLMLPYLAWLTLASSLTYRIWKDNPEKGKKKE encoded by the exons ATGTGGGTCCACGCTCTTGGCTTCACAGCCTTGCCCCATCTTGGTGGATTCCTGGGCTGGTTCTTCACTCGGAAGGAAGTGCCCACGTGGTTTGAAGATCTGAAGAAACCGTCATGGCGGCCACCCAATAAAATGTTCCCAGTTGCTTGGACTACACTGTATACAGGCATGGG GTATGCTTCATATTTGGTGTGGAAGGACCTTGATGGCTTCAACAGTAGAGCAGTTGTCCCACTGGGCCTCTATGGAGCTCAGCTTGCACTGAACTGGGCATGGACTCCTATATTCTTTGGAGCTCACAAGCTGAAGCTG GCCCTGATCGACATTGTGTGTCTTTATGGGTTAGTGCTGGGCACTATGTATTCCTGGTACcctattaacaaaacagcaacactgCTGATGCTGCCTTACCTTGCCTGGCTGACCTTAGCTTCTTCTCTTACCTACCGTATCTGGAAAGACAATCctgaaaagggaaagaagaaagaataa